The Calditrichota bacterium genome has a window encoding:
- a CDS encoding T9SS type A sorting domain-containing protein, which produces MLNHSVVLASGYLFDGDTSHITSTIIEAETTDLDSSSCIIVSLPTTDSLTVIGLVIRGGRGTTWHGPSDDWVAGGGIFADASRVCIEYSRVVDCRAQRGGGIANLSLDPDSAEGSLRLQSCKVQNCYAELYGGGVFTFQSSADLQFCTMAACTSQQSAGGVHTGGFATMNSCTLRQCGGIWGGAMLESHNSIVENCLFEENGNPQSSQFFGSCNLLVAGNVITRHCIFRNNTTNDAAVVIHDFPRFGIPFFFGNVIEFHTMTDRIGAVYLWNCQGEFSYNVMNGCYAQRGASIVPSGSVFFHHNAFWGNGQDGNDGGSVFCFNNQGLTPGRIDSNMFEGNIGTVFYRDNSIPNPPTLNARNNWWGDASGPYHPVLNPDGQGDTILITGVEIEPWLTEPPDTTLSGVDPRSLPQLGSTWKLLSVYPNPFNSTLRIELAGFTGMDFNLSLYDILGRKQTELHSGRLFGGTLTFEAPVALASGIYFLRASDATTAETRKVVFMK; this is translated from the coding sequence AGTAATCGGGCTCGTGATTAGGGGTGGGCGGGGAACGACTTGGCATGGTCCTTCGGATGATTGGGTCGCGGGCGGAGGGATCTTCGCCGATGCCAGTCGCGTGTGCATTGAGTATTCACGAGTAGTGGATTGCCGCGCGCAACGCGGCGGCGGGATCGCCAATCTGTCGCTTGATCCCGATTCTGCAGAAGGTTCGTTGCGTCTGCAAAGTTGCAAAGTGCAGAATTGTTATGCGGAACTCTATGGTGGGGGAGTTTTCACATTTCAGTCTTCTGCTGACTTGCAGTTTTGCACAATGGCGGCATGTACTTCTCAACAGTCCGCAGGTGGAGTTCACACGGGTGGATTTGCCACAATGAACTCCTGCACTCTGAGGCAGTGCGGAGGTATTTGGGGAGGAGCAATGCTGGAAAGCCACAACTCTATTGTCGAGAATTGCCTGTTCGAAGAAAACGGCAACCCGCAGTCATCTCAGTTTTTTGGATCGTGCAACCTTCTTGTCGCAGGGAATGTCATCACTCGACATTGTATTTTTCGCAACAACACTACAAATGACGCTGCCGTGGTAATTCACGATTTTCCCCGTTTTGGAATACCATTCTTCTTCGGAAATGTTATCGAATTTCACACTATGACAGACCGAATTGGTGCGGTATACTTGTGGAATTGTCAAGGTGAGTTTTCATATAATGTCATGAATGGTTGTTATGCGCAGAGGGGAGCCAGTATTGTTCCATCCGGATCTGTGTTTTTCCATCACAACGCATTTTGGGGAAATGGGCAGGATGGGAACGATGGGGGTTCCGTATTCTGTTTCAACAATCAAGGCTTGACACCGGGGAGAATCGATTCAAACATGTTTGAGGGAAACATCGGTACAGTCTTCTACCGGGACAACTCGATTCCCAATCCCCCGACTCTCAATGCTCGCAACAATTGGTGGGGAGACGCAAGCGGCCCGTACCATCCGGTTTTGAATCCTGACGGGCAAGGCGACACAATCCTGATTACCGGAGTGGAGATTGAGCCTTGGTTGACGGAACCGCCCGATACAACGTTGTCCGGTGTTGATCCTCGTTCACTTCCGCAATTGGGTTCAACGTGGAAACTGCTTTCCGTTTATCCGAATCCATTTAATTCAACTTTGCGGATCGAATTGGCTGGTTTCACTGGCATGGATTTCAACCTTTCGTTGTATGATATTTTGGGACGAAAACAAACTGAGTTACACTCAGGCCGGCTGTTCGGCGGCACGTTGACTTTTGAAGCTCCCGTTGCGCTGGCCAGCGGTATCTACTTTTTGCGTGCTTCGGACGCGACTACTGCAGAAACTCGCAAAGTAGTTTTCATGAAATAG
- a CDS encoding divalent-cation tolerance protein CutA: protein MAKGHGEILILTTIDHEVKAVEFSRGLLEKKLAACVTRLPGGHAMYRWESTEVTDNPEIVLLIKTHHSRLNDIERYFEDEHPYSVPELLVFQVNEIGEAYRAWLMKEVGL, encoded by the coding sequence ATGGCCAAAGGACACGGCGAGATTTTGATCTTGACGACGATTGATCATGAGGTGAAAGCCGTCGAGTTTTCGCGAGGGTTGCTGGAGAAAAAGCTCGCGGCTTGTGTGACAAGATTGCCGGGTGGGCACGCGATGTATCGTTGGGAGTCCACAGAAGTCACGGACAATCCTGAAATCGTGCTATTGATTAAGACCCATCACTCGCGATTGAATGACATTGAACGATATTTCGAGGACGAGCATCCCTATTCGGTCCCGGAATTGCTTGTATTTCAAGTGAATGAAATCGGCGAAGCCTATAGAGCTTGGCTGATGAAAGAAGTCGGGCTCTGA
- a CDS encoding YceI family protein, giving the protein MKTLVLIATLILLAGSSQAENTKFSLEATGGKQLVQFVSNAALEKIVGKASEMSGTLSVDLQKLTSNASGSVSVDMRSLDTGLSLRNQHMRVNHLNTDEYPYSTFTLKSIVTAEPPDISAGGTSNTLIRGTLELRGVKKDYEMLGTLSYDPALNVLTAYYKWNLFLMDHGMVRPDFLFMKLAEKQEITVELQFTK; this is encoded by the coding sequence ATGAAAACCTTAGTATTGATTGCAACTCTGATTTTGCTCGCCGGTTCCAGCCAAGCAGAAAATACGAAATTCTCTCTTGAGGCAACAGGGGGCAAGCAGCTTGTGCAGTTCGTCTCCAACGCAGCGTTGGAGAAGATCGTCGGCAAAGCATCGGAGATGAGCGGAACCCTCTCTGTGGATTTGCAGAAGTTGACATCAAATGCGAGCGGGTCCGTATCCGTTGACATGCGTTCGCTCGATACCGGCTTGTCCCTGCGCAACCAGCACATGCGGGTGAACCACTTGAATACGGACGAATATCCATATTCTACCTTCACACTCAAGTCCATTGTCACGGCTGAGCCCCCGGACATCTCGGCCGGCGGGACGTCAAACACTCTGATTCGCGGAACTCTTGAGCTGCGCGGAGTTAAGAAAGACTATGAGATGTTGGGCACATTGAGCTATGATCCAGCCCTAAATGTCCTGACGGCGTACTATAAATGGAACCTGTTCTTGATGGATCATGGAATGGTCAGGCCGGATTTCTTGTTCATGAAATTGGCTGAAAAGCAGGAGATCACCGTAGAACTGCAATTTACCAAATAG
- a CDS encoding HU family DNA-binding protein, translating to MTNREVVAALCAKTALPEQTVREVLNTVIDTIKDAVWDGDRVSLTNFGSFYLAERKERTYANPKPGKPKVRPAHKFPKFVPAPSFEEMVR from the coding sequence ATGACAAATCGGGAAGTCGTGGCCGCACTGTGCGCCAAAACCGCCCTGCCGGAACAAACCGTGCGAGAAGTTCTAAACACGGTAATTGACACAATCAAAGATGCCGTTTGGGACGGTGACCGAGTGTCACTGACCAATTTCGGGTCGTTCTATCTTGCAGAACGCAAGGAACGTACCTATGCTAACCCCAAACCGGGCAAACCCAAGGTTCGTCCGGCACACAAATTTCCGAAATTCGTTCCCGCTCCCAGCTTTGAAGAGATGGTTCGCTGA
- a CDS encoding zinc ribbon domain-containing protein produces MPIYEYKCEACGNVLEILQSSTKTQSEGFCPHCNAVRNLTKIFSLTAAPQGSGSDSFASSSSGGGGCGCGGGGFS; encoded by the coding sequence ATGCCCATATATGAATACAAATGCGAAGCGTGCGGAAATGTTCTGGAAATCCTGCAGTCGAGCACGAAAACTCAATCTGAGGGGTTTTGTCCGCATTGCAATGCGGTCCGCAATCTAACCAAAATATTCTCGTTAACAGCTGCTCCGCAAGGATCTGGTTCTGATAGCTTTGCAAGCTCGTCTTCAGGTGGCGGCGGATGTGGATGCGGCGGCGGCGGCTTCTCTTGA
- a CDS encoding M23 family metallopeptidase, translating to MANRKFSLILLSHDLSKKVEFTFSRAKAKALIAGLVASFLLFNGVTGFLATRVVSDADKAKLEAENQALRDQLAKFDTKIESVEQKLSTLAETDNMLRLMADLPLLSEDVREVGVGGTAEILPPGPIVPEAQEIGEVLNKLDRELELQKTSFREIHSKLEQNAKLLEHLPTLRPCETGYFSSGFGVRRDPFTKKPTHHDGLDISAPRGTPVMSTAAGTVVYAGRYYNYGQFIVVDHGGGYQTAYGHLHKIMVRKGQKVTKGMVIGQVGSTGRSTAPHVHYEVRVNGVAVNPMDYVFENTDTFPGFAAQTASDSNQ from the coding sequence ATGGCCAATCGTAAGTTTTCACTGATTCTCCTCTCGCACGACCTTAGCAAAAAGGTCGAGTTTACGTTCTCGCGAGCCAAAGCTAAGGCACTGATCGCTGGCTTGGTCGCGAGCTTTTTGTTGTTCAATGGAGTGACCGGTTTTCTGGCGACACGGGTTGTCAGCGATGCGGACAAGGCGAAGTTGGAAGCCGAGAATCAGGCGTTGCGCGATCAGTTGGCCAAGTTTGATACAAAAATCGAATCGGTTGAGCAGAAGCTCTCGACTTTGGCAGAGACTGACAATATGCTCCGCTTGATGGCGGACTTGCCGTTGCTGTCGGAAGATGTGCGTGAAGTGGGCGTCGGCGGTACGGCTGAGATTCTTCCTCCCGGCCCGATTGTTCCTGAAGCACAAGAGATCGGCGAAGTGCTCAACAAGCTCGACCGCGAGCTCGAATTGCAGAAAACCAGCTTCCGCGAGATTCATTCGAAACTCGAGCAAAACGCCAAACTGCTTGAGCATCTGCCGACGCTGCGTCCGTGCGAAACGGGTTACTTCTCGTCGGGTTTCGGTGTTCGCAGAGATCCGTTTACCAAGAAGCCGACGCATCATGACGGGCTCGATATTTCCGCGCCGCGCGGAACTCCGGTCATGAGCACGGCTGCCGGAACGGTAGTGTACGCGGGCCGCTACTATAATTATGGCCAGTTCATTGTCGTGGATCATGGCGGCGGTTACCAAACAGCTTACGGACACTTGCACAAAATTATGGTGCGCAAGGGTCAGAAAGTTACAAAGGGTATGGTGATCGGGCAGGTCGGTTCGACGGGCCGTTCAACCGCGCCGCATGTACATTACGAAGTTCGTGTCAACGGCGTGGCGGTCAACCCAATGGATTATGTGTTCGAAAACACGGACACGTTCCCGGGCTTCGCGGCGCAGACTGCTTCGGACAGTAACCAATAG
- a CDS encoding glycosyl hydrolase 53 family protein, translated as MPKLEYNGAIYSRDGIQRTGLEVFRAAGFDVLRVRLWHTPTESWQGIDSVLAFAQRADILGYKILLDIHYSDTWADPAHQTKPLAWQSLSYVQLLDSMYFYTNNVVRRFRDADVVPEFVQIGNEIGAGFLWDTGRVGGAWDTPQQWTQLASLLDTAAAGVRDSLPEAAWPKIILHHQEGGNFGACQWFFEHLDAEQVDYDIIGLSYYPWWHGSLDDLSNNLENLYTEFGKEVYIVETAYPWMTGWCDDTGNIVGDQTSLLPAYPATEAGQASYFSELAQRLLAAPHDGGPLLCPWEPAWIPTNDFGSAWENLAFFDCDGNALTVFSIFPGLAPAKLTVAVIGSDVELRWPDDANPFYKLYASNQSGGPYGEFLGSTSNRTWLLTGEVEQHSTRYFVVTGSPTP; from the coding sequence GTGCCGAAACTGGAATACAATGGTGCAATCTACAGCCGTGACGGAATTCAGCGGACTGGATTAGAAGTTTTTCGAGCGGCGGGGTTTGACGTGTTGCGCGTCAGGCTTTGGCATACTCCGACCGAGTCATGGCAAGGCATTGATTCCGTGTTGGCTTTTGCGCAACGAGCCGATATTTTGGGCTACAAGATTCTGCTCGATATTCACTACAGCGACACGTGGGCGGATCCCGCGCATCAGACGAAACCACTTGCGTGGCAGAGTCTTTCCTATGTGCAATTGTTGGATTCGATGTACTTCTACACGAACAACGTCGTGCGCAGATTTCGCGATGCGGACGTCGTGCCGGAATTCGTACAAATAGGAAATGAAATCGGCGCCGGGTTTTTGTGGGATACCGGGAGAGTCGGGGGAGCGTGGGATACACCGCAGCAATGGACTCAACTTGCATCGTTGCTTGATACTGCGGCGGCGGGTGTGCGGGATAGCTTGCCCGAAGCGGCGTGGCCGAAAATCATTCTGCATCACCAAGAAGGCGGGAACTTTGGTGCGTGCCAGTGGTTTTTCGAGCATCTTGATGCCGAACAAGTCGACTATGATATCATCGGTCTTTCGTACTACCCGTGGTGGCACGGCTCGCTTGACGATCTCAGCAACAACCTTGAGAATCTTTATACAGAGTTCGGCAAAGAAGTCTACATCGTAGAGACGGCCTATCCGTGGATGACGGGATGGTGCGACGATACGGGGAACATCGTCGGCGATCAAACTTCACTGCTGCCGGCCTATCCTGCGACGGAAGCGGGACAGGCTTCGTACTTTTCCGAGCTGGCACAGAGATTACTTGCGGCTCCGCATGACGGCGGGCCGCTGTTGTGTCCGTGGGAGCCTGCTTGGATTCCGACAAACGATTTCGGAAGCGCATGGGAAAACTTGGCGTTCTTCGATTGCGACGGAAATGCGCTGACCGTTTTCAGTATTTTCCCGGGGCTTGCTCCCGCTAAGCTGACGGTTGCGGTGATTGGCAGTGACGTCGAGTTGCGGTGGCCGGACGACGCAAACCCGTTCTACAAACTTTACGCAAGCAATCAGAGTGGCGGGCCGTACGGCGAGTTTCTCGGCTCCACGTCAAACAGAACATGGTTGTTGACAGGCGAAGTTGAACAGCATTCCACACGATATTTTGTTGTAACAGGAAGCCCGACTCCTTGA
- a CDS encoding threonylcarbamoyl-AMP synthase, which yields MIYETHPDNPNPRAIQKAIEALERGELIAYATDTVYGLGCDIHSKAAMERALSVKGYSKYHALSFLCADLSDISNFAKVETPVYKLMKRCLPGPFTFILPATRDVPKLLLTKQKTVGLRVPDHPVCRDLLKAFGRPILSTSMTDREGDPMLDPSEILHHWGDVISVILDSGVLDSQTSTIVDCTDANDPVILREGKGDISLIY from the coding sequence TTGATTTACGAAACACATCCCGACAATCCGAATCCGCGCGCGATTCAAAAAGCAATCGAGGCGCTCGAACGGGGCGAACTAATCGCGTACGCTACCGACACGGTGTACGGCTTGGGCTGCGACATTCACAGCAAAGCCGCGATGGAGCGTGCGCTTTCGGTGAAGGGGTATTCCAAGTATCATGCGCTGTCGTTCTTGTGCGCGGATTTGTCGGACATCAGCAACTTCGCCAAAGTCGAGACTCCCGTTTATAAACTAATGAAACGGTGTTTGCCCGGACCGTTCACGTTTATTCTGCCTGCGACGCGCGACGTGCCGAAATTGCTCTTGACCAAACAAAAAACAGTGGGGCTGCGCGTGCCGGATCATCCGGTATGCCGGGATTTGCTGAAGGCGTTCGGCAGACCGATACTTTCTACGTCGATGACGGACCGCGAAGGCGATCCGATGCTCGATCCGAGTGAGATTTTGCACCACTGGGGCGACGTCATCTCCGTGATTTTGGACAGCGGAGTTTTGGACAGCCAAACGTCAACGATTGTAGATTGCACGGACGCGAACGACCCCGTGATTCTGCGTGAAGGCAAAGGGGATATCAGCTTAATTTATTGA
- a CDS encoding TOBE domain-containing protein, giving the protein MKYGAKNQLSAHVTEVKTGDVMCQVNLEVDAKAAMSSVMTVDSLKELGIQKGDKVKVVVKAIHVLLVKE; this is encoded by the coding sequence ATGAAATACGGAGCCAAGAACCAACTCTCTGCACACGTAACGGAAGTAAAAACCGGCGACGTCATGTGCCAAGTCAATTTGGAAGTCGACGCAAAGGCTGCGATGAGCTCGGTGATGACCGTAGATTCACTGAAAGAACTTGGTATTCAAAAAGGCGACAAGGTGAAAGTCGTCGTGAAAGCCATTCACGTCTTGTTGGTCAAGGAATAA
- a CDS encoding CPBP family intramembrane metalloprotease translates to MSVPSETPQFTRREIKKRARQWFPVLIRSMSMRTLLYVLVLLAVGMTCKPWKWEWLRPDEASSIAEQFLYNQGVKLDEYTLIQAAEYKYNGVWNADRNPHGFGFDPAVGYVNRYFHVEERDNSWNIHVSPAGRIYNLRHNVDDLEPGFKLSKEEALSTVHEQLGARLGIAVDHLVVRSDSLAQMPQRNDYYYTFFDSSGGPYSKLYDVRLTGNTLTSFAVRSSPDAVPLSTRPPGARLRLLAFALMVFGVFQIILHHRHPISWRRGMWWGSVAMIIVLIARALTISQATLLVPGGSEAEDFVFRVALAAAVEAIQSGIVVTLIVASGESIARDIMPNITTLTRIAPSHRGWTGAWIQSARWALPAAALFLLLEAWLGYWDEPGGLAGESLRLVADIVGSPLPALAAPVFVAKSILWEELVFRLWLFPLLVFWVRGAFTAMLLMAGIAAYFVGFDTSQWLTAGAAHWFAWSIMAAWLFMRVGILGALMFHALVLGGFLALALVWIGFAMPAGVFLITLIVGSLAAVAIQAEVVVSRSAENT, encoded by the coding sequence GTGTCTGTTCCTTCCGAGACTCCGCAGTTTACCCGACGCGAAATCAAAAAGCGCGCGCGCCAGTGGTTTCCCGTGCTCATTCGCTCGATGTCGATGCGGACCTTGCTGTACGTGCTTGTGCTGCTTGCGGTGGGAATGACTTGCAAGCCGTGGAAATGGGAGTGGCTCAGGCCAGATGAAGCGTCTTCGATAGCCGAACAGTTTCTCTACAATCAAGGGGTGAAGCTCGACGAATACACGTTGATTCAGGCGGCGGAATACAAATACAACGGCGTCTGGAACGCGGACCGGAATCCACATGGTTTCGGGTTTGATCCGGCGGTTGGCTATGTCAACCGCTATTTTCATGTCGAAGAACGCGACAATAGCTGGAACATCCATGTTTCTCCCGCGGGCAGAATTTACAATCTGCGCCACAACGTAGACGATCTCGAACCGGGTTTCAAACTTTCCAAGGAAGAAGCTCTGAGCACGGTCCACGAACAACTCGGCGCGCGGTTGGGAATTGCCGTTGATCACTTGGTTGTGCGGAGTGATTCGCTGGCACAAATGCCGCAACGCAATGACTACTACTATACGTTTTTCGATTCTTCGGGCGGACCTTATTCGAAACTGTACGATGTTCGTTTGACGGGGAATACGCTCACGTCATTTGCCGTGCGCAGTTCTCCGGATGCGGTTCCGCTGTCGACGCGTCCTCCGGGCGCACGACTTCGACTGCTCGCGTTTGCATTGATGGTGTTCGGTGTTTTTCAAATCATCCTGCACCACAGGCATCCGATTTCGTGGCGGCGCGGCATGTGGTGGGGCTCGGTGGCGATGATCATTGTCCTGATCGCGCGCGCGTTGACGATTTCGCAGGCGACGCTTTTGGTGCCGGGTGGGAGCGAAGCGGAAGATTTTGTTTTTCGCGTCGCGCTTGCTGCCGCCGTGGAAGCGATACAAAGCGGCATTGTCGTGACTCTAATCGTCGCGTCGGGTGAATCCATTGCGCGCGACATCATGCCGAATATCACGACGCTGACTCGCATCGCTCCGTCGCACCGAGGCTGGACGGGAGCGTGGATTCAATCGGCGAGATGGGCGCTGCCGGCCGCGGCGCTGTTTTTGTTGCTTGAAGCGTGGCTGGGATATTGGGACGAGCCGGGCGGACTGGCGGGGGAGAGTCTGAGATTGGTTGCGGATATCGTCGGGTCGCCGCTGCCGGCGCTGGCCGCTCCTGTGTTTGTGGCAAAGTCTATCTTGTGGGAAGAATTGGTCTTCCGGCTGTGGCTTTTTCCGCTGCTGGTTTTCTGGGTGCGCGGTGCATTCACCGCGATGCTCTTGATGGCGGGAATCGCGGCCTATTTTGTCGGCTTTGATACCTCGCAATGGCTGACTGCCGGAGCGGCACATTGGTTTGCTTGGTCGATCATGGCCGCATGGCTGTTTATGCGGGTGGGGATTTTGGGAGCCTTGATGTTCCATGCGCTCGTGCTCGGTGGTTTCCTGGCCTTGGCACTCGTGTGGATCGGGTTTGCCATGCCCGCCGGAGTCTTCCTAATCACCTTGATCGTGGGTTCGCTTGCGGCCGTGGCTATTCAGGCCGAGGTCGTTGTTTCCCGAAGTGCTGAAAATACTTGA
- a CDS encoding electron transfer flavoprotein subunit beta/FixA family protein — protein MNILLLLKAVADSEASIKPSMDGKSVHLDGVTFVLNPFDEFAVEEALKLREAAGSGEVVGVSMGGDNVPKVLRTALAMGVDRAIHVKGDAGFDALATARALANAIKGQTYDLILCGKSAIDQDNHAVGMMVAELLDLPSVSVVVKLDVKDGKVTAEREVEGGLVVVELPTPCVVAAQKGLNEPRYASLKGIMAAKKKPIDEVSADFGDVQVEAMEVLPKPERQPGQILGTGVEAIPTLIQKLREEAKVL, from the coding sequence GTGAATATCCTTTTGCTTCTTAAAGCCGTGGCCGACAGTGAGGCCAGCATCAAGCCGTCAATGGACGGAAAATCCGTTCACCTCGATGGTGTGACCTTCGTTCTAAATCCCTTTGATGAATTCGCCGTTGAAGAAGCCTTGAAACTTCGCGAAGCCGCTGGCTCCGGCGAAGTTGTGGGCGTCAGCATGGGCGGAGACAATGTGCCGAAGGTGCTGCGCACCGCACTCGCGATGGGTGTGGACCGTGCAATTCACGTCAAGGGTGACGCCGGATTTGATGCGCTCGCCACCGCGCGTGCATTGGCCAATGCCATCAAGGGCCAAACTTACGATTTGATTTTGTGCGGCAAGTCCGCGATTGACCAAGACAACCATGCGGTGGGAATGATGGTGGCGGAGCTGCTTGATCTCCCGTCGGTGAGTGTCGTGGTGAAACTCGATGTCAAAGACGGCAAAGTTACCGCCGAACGCGAAGTCGAAGGCGGGTTGGTGGTCGTCGAATTGCCAACGCCGTGTGTGGTGGCCGCACAAAAAGGCTTGAACGAGCCTCGCTATGCGTCGCTCAAGGGGATCATGGCCGCAAAGAAAAAGCCGATCGACGAAGTGTCCGCGGATTTCGGCGACGTGCAGGTTGAAGCGATGGAAGTTTTGCCGAAGCCGGAACGTCAGCCGGGACAGATTCTCGGCACAGGCGTCGAGGCTATTCCCACCTTGATACAGAAGCTCCGCGAAGAAGCGAAGGTGCTGTAA
- a CDS encoding T9SS type A sorting domain-containing protein, which yields MRWLIPFVCGLVVTALQVSYAEWQWLNPRTTSNTLYDVTFVSEHEAIAVGQHGTVLRSMDDGETWQIVQTQKAEDFVHVSFANADTGWVVAKTRDSTYVSQTANGGASWQYLNTLGRQEVVDFQFVSSDTGFVAVSSYDASEVRKSVDGGVEWSESVAFSQAITRLQFLNSQLGWALLRDSTLMRTEDGGASWDSLALPHGRQTKNLFFLDSDNGWYLNRFDSGHSGVYRTRDGGNTWSVLDTAIADVWTRKIVFADSLRGWITTENSSDAGLWLTVDGGESFTETTWSAAFPVQAVTSAPSGEFVGVGSIGLLLKSGADEIEPVRLDRTITDHLGSVVFVSPQVGWVSGANGLIMKTEDGGLNWTVQPTGTTESFRDLFMFDELQGWACGQNGVIVGTHDGGEHWDVQTSGVSVPLGGLSFVSSMVGWCSGWDGTILHTEDGGETWTPQQSGTTWPLGDIAFINESYGWAVGGQYTNPDRGVIVRTTNGGETWEIQEGGDGNTYFQSMYRIQFENETDGWIIGGSWQIDPPNPHALCYATHDGGETWNSGGLGGSTTDQPTTAIGIDSVGNRWVAGAGPKFWKSSPETGWFVDNDLTWLTGTYMTGMSFVGTKGWMVGPYGGILYNDQTVSAIEPRNAPVATEFSLSAYPNPFNSTVSLRFDLTRGAVVSLRIYDVTGRLVETLADEWISAGTHTLHWNAQTASGVYFARVVSGEQVSTRNLLLLK from the coding sequence ATGCGCTGGCTTATCCCGTTCGTTTGCGGTCTCGTGGTGACCGCTTTGCAGGTTTCGTACGCGGAATGGCAATGGCTGAATCCGCGCACGACCAGCAACACGCTCTATGATGTTACTTTTGTCAGCGAACATGAAGCCATAGCCGTCGGTCAGCACGGAACGGTTTTACGTTCCATGGATGACGGTGAAACGTGGCAGATTGTGCAGACTCAGAAGGCCGAGGATTTTGTACACGTCTCGTTTGCGAATGCGGACACCGGTTGGGTTGTCGCGAAGACGCGGGACTCGACTTACGTTAGTCAGACGGCCAATGGTGGAGCGAGTTGGCAATACCTGAACACTCTTGGACGTCAAGAAGTCGTGGACTTTCAGTTTGTCTCCAGTGATACGGGCTTTGTCGCGGTCAGCAGTTATGACGCAAGTGAAGTACGAAAATCCGTGGACGGTGGAGTGGAATGGAGCGAGTCTGTTGCTTTTTCGCAAGCCATTACGCGACTTCAATTCTTGAACTCGCAATTAGGTTGGGCGTTACTGCGTGACAGCACGTTGATGCGGACCGAAGACGGCGGCGCGTCGTGGGATTCGCTGGCTTTGCCACACGGACGCCAAACCAAGAATTTGTTCTTTTTAGACAGCGACAACGGCTGGTATCTGAACCGCTTTGACAGCGGACACAGCGGAGTTTATCGCACGCGCGACGGTGGAAATACGTGGAGTGTATTGGATACGGCGATTGCAGACGTGTGGACTCGCAAGATCGTTTTTGCGGATTCTCTGCGTGGTTGGATAACAACGGAAAATTCCAGCGATGCCGGACTCTGGCTGACTGTTGACGGCGGCGAGAGCTTTACTGAGACTACGTGGAGCGCTGCGTTTCCCGTCCAAGCTGTTACATCCGCGCCGTCGGGAGAGTTTGTGGGCGTCGGCAGTATTGGGTTGCTATTGAAGAGCGGCGCCGACGAGATTGAACCCGTTCGTTTGGATAGAACGATCACCGACCATCTGGGAAGCGTCGTCTTTGTTTCGCCGCAAGTCGGTTGGGTTTCGGGTGCCAACGGGCTGATCATGAAGACCGAAGACGGCGGTCTCAACTGGACGGTTCAGCCGACGGGTACGACGGAGTCCTTTCGAGATCTTTTCATGTTCGATGAGCTGCAGGGCTGGGCCTGCGGGCAGAACGGAGTTATTGTCGGCACACACGACGGGGGAGAGCATTGGGATGTTCAAACGAGCGGTGTGAGTGTGCCGCTGGGCGGACTCTCGTTTGTCTCAAGTATGGTCGGCTGGTGTTCCGGTTGGGATGGGACGATTCTGCATACTGAAGACGGCGGTGAAACTTGGACTCCGCAACAAAGCGGAACGACGTGGCCGTTGGGAGACATTGCCTTCATCAATGAGTCCTATGGTTGGGCTGTGGGGGGACAATACACGAATCCTGATCGCGGAGTGATTGTGCGCACGACGAACGGAGGGGAGACGTGGGAGATTCAGGAGGGAGGAGACGGCAATACCTACTTCCAGTCGATGTATAGAATCCAGTTTGAAAATGAAACCGACGGTTGGATTATAGGCGGAAGCTGGCAAATTGATCCTCCCAATCCGCATGCCTTGTGTTATGCTACGCACGACGGTGGGGAAACGTGGAACTCCGGAGGACTTGGCGGATCTACGACGGATCAACCCACGACCGCGATAGGAATTGACTCCGTGGGAAACCGCTGGGTCGCAGGTGCGGGACCGAAGTTCTGGAAGAGCTCTCCCGAAACGGGTTGGTTTGTCGATAACGATTTGACGTGGTTGACCGGAACCTACATGACGGGAATGAGTTTTGTGGGGACGAAGGGTTGGATGGTTGGACCGTACGGCGGGATTTTATACAACGATCAAACGGTTTCGGCGATTGAGCCGCGCAACGCTCCGGTTGCGACCGAGTTCTCACTGTCGGCTTACCCCAATCCTTTCAATTCGACGGTGAGTTTACGATTCGATCTTACGCGCGGAGCGGTTGTGTCGCTGCGAATTTATGACGTCACGGGCCGTTTGGTGGAAACGCTGGCTGACGAATGGATAAGCGCGGGGACGCACACGCTGCACTGGAATGCTCAGACGGCATCCGGAGTTTATTTTGCGCGAGTCGTTTCCGGCGAACAGGTCTCCACACGAAACTTACTCCTACTCAAGTAG